Below is a genomic region from Chloroflexota bacterium.
GCCATCACCATGGAGCGCCTCATGTCAAACGTGGAAGCTCTCAAGACAGGAGAGATGACCGGTACCGACGCTGAAGCCTGCGCCTATCTCTACACCGCCAGCCTGGAAGCGCCTATGGACCATGACTGGACACAAATCTATCTTTATATTGCCGGCAAGACATACCAGCGCCATAAACAAGGCGAGATGCCCGAGGATATCCGGGTGGAGTCGCTGCGGGATGACCAGCTGCGGGACCTGAATAGGCTGAAGGAATGGATTTATCGGCAGCGGGCCACCATAAGGCAGGAGAGGGATAGAGCTGAGCGACGGCAACAGAAAGAGGCAGCCGTGGCTGAAAGGGAGGCGCTGCAGCCGGCATTGTTTGACTTATAATCATATACTAAAAGTATATACTTAAGTAAGAAGGGGTCGGGAGTTCAAATCCCCGGCCCCTTTTTTGTCCCAAAATAGCTGCCCTAATGATGAACAGGGGGAGTTTTCACTCCCCCCGTTGCTCGCAGATACTCAATTCTCTGCGAGGTGGCCATACTTGCTGGGGCTAGGGTTCTCTCACCCCTAGACTGTGCCCTTTGCTGGCTTCATTCTGGTCTAGTCCCAAGCCCAGACCGCTCCGCTACTAGCTTGGGAAGCTCCCCTTAAAGCCACACTAGATTTCTCTAGCTTTACCATCCCCAGACTTCCGACTGGGGCACTCTCGGCTATACCTTTCGGCGGGGCAAAGATTCGGGCACTCACGCTTAGCGTCTTATTCCGCCACTCCAGCAAGCATTATTATAGCACCCAGCGGTCGGGGGTTCAAATCCCCGGCCCCTTTTTTTGTCCTATGAACAACCCCTGTGGCCAGGCCGGGGGGCCGGCGGTCCATGGCGCCATAAAGTGCATCATACGATGAGTGATATGATGCACACTATGATACACGTTAGTGTCTACTCCAGGAAACATTTTGTTTTCTGGAAGGCTCGGGCTCCCCTGGGCGACGGCCGCTGCCGGCACAGACTGATAGATAGGTAGATGGGTTTTCGTCTGTAGAAACATCAGCATCGCTAGGGTTTCTACTGGTAGGAACTTTTGATTAGGTAGGTAGATAGATACATACATACATAGGGCGGCCGGCAGCCGGCGGGAGCTGCTGCTACCTGGTTGGAAACGATAGAAAGGTTGGAATGGTTAGAAAGTCTGGCCCCGCAGCGGCGGCTGCCGGCGGGAGCTGCTGCCCCTTAAAGTGTGACCCCATTACCCCTGTAATCAATGTCACAGTAAATAACAGCGTTCTTGGTAAGAACGCTGGCCAGGTCTTTCCACGGCATCCCGCCGACCTTGAAGCCCTACCGCGGTGTGGTTATCTGTTTCTCAAGGTAGAATCTATCAGCTTACCCCGAAAAACGCCCAGATTTTGACTACGGAGCGTCTCTCGTTGTAAGGTAAGGACTTCCCAAGTATTCAGTGGGAGAGCCCCCTCTTTTTTTGTGTATGGGGCTGCACAAATCAAGCAATTGTGCACCATAAAAAGGTTCCTTTTTACAACAACAACCTGACATGATGTTCAACCCCCGATAACACCACCGTTTATATCAAAATAGTGTCGCACTGGCAAGGGGTTCAACTCCACAGAGGTATAGACAAGATATTGCCTCTAGTTTAACTTTCCATCTGGGCGGATTGAACTGGTCACAAAGGTCACCTATTTGTTATTATTACGGGTATGAGTTACTTTCTTGGCGTTGACATTGGCTCTGTATGCGCCAAACTGTCACTGATCGCAGAAGACGGGAGGGTTGTTCACCTTGACGTTCGGAAGATAACTTCGAATGCCAGGGCTGCAGTAAAATCACTCATCGACACTCTGGGCCAGCAATTCAATCTTGACAAAATTGTGTCTGCTGGTGTGACAGGTTCTACCAAAGCACTAGTTCCAAAAGAACTCAACTGGGCAGAGTACAGCAACTCGCTAGCGATAGCATCGGGGCTTCTCCACAACCATCCTGATGCTAGGACCATTATACAGATCGGCGGCCAGAGTTCCCATGTGATAGGGCTGGAAGACGGTTTGAAGAAACCGTGGAAGATGGCTTCCAACCCCCTATGCGCCGCAGGCACAGGGAGATTCCTCGAGCAGCAGGCCTATAGGCTGGGTATTAGCATGGATCGCTTTGCTGCACTGGCGTTGCAATGTCAGGGGAGTCCGCCCAGAATTGCCGCCAGGTGTAGCGTCTTCGCCAAGAGTGACCTAATACATCTGCAACAGAAAGGCGTGCCAGTCGAAGCTATGCTCTATGCCCTTTGTGAGAGTATTGCACGCATGGTGGTCTCACTCCGTAAGGGATGCTTTGAGGAGCCTGTCTACTTTGTCGGCGGTGTGGCTGCCAATAAAGCTATAGTCAAGGCTCTCAGCGAGGCCCTTTCAACAAGAAACGGGCACAAAGTCGAGATAATCGTACCCGGAAACCACCTTCATATGGCAGCATTGGGCTCAGCTCTACTATCAAAAGGACATAGTTCCCGGGTTATTTCACTGCCTGAGGCGAATGCACAACTGGATCATTTTGAGTTGCCCAGGCTTCCGAATGTTGCTGTTCCTGAAGGTAAGACAAACCAGCGAATAGAAGAGTCCTGCCTGGGCTACCTGGGTGTTGATGTAGGCTCTACAAGCACCAAGGCTGTGATACTTGATGAATCGGGCAAGACAATTTTAGCCAAGAACTACCTGATGACCGCGGGTCGGCCGATTGATGCTGTAAAACAGGTCTTCCGAAATCTTTTGCGGGATGGTGCATCCAAGGTCAGGATAGCCGGAATCGGTGTTACCGGTTCCGGTAGGTACATGATAGGCAGCCTAATTGGGGCAGACATCGTTAAGAATGAAATAACGGCCCAAACAAGAGCCGCCGCCGAAATAGACCCTGAAGCAGACATTATCGAAGTAGGCGGTCAGGACTCCAAGCTGGTCATCAAGAGGAACGGCGTTGTCGTTGACTACCAGATGAACAAGGCGTGTGCTGCCGGGACTGGTAGTTTCATTGATGAACTGGGTGAGATGTTGGGCGTTTCCGTAACGAATGGAGATTTCGCCAGGCTGGCATTTTCTGCACCGAATACCATCGACCTTGGAACCAGGTGCGCCGCCTTTATGGGCCAAGCGGTAGCCTCGGCTCAGCAAGAGGGTGTATCTCTCGAGGTTATCACCGCCAGTTTGGCTACATCTATCGCCAAGAATTACCTATCTAAAGTAGTCGGCACGAGAAAATTGGGCAGTAAGATTATACTTACGGGGGCGGTCTTCTACAATCAAGCAGTTGTCTCAGCCTTTTTTGAGCAACTGAAAGGCAAAACCCTGATGGTTGCCGAGCATAGAGAAGTCAGCGGTGCAATGGGGGCAGCGCTTCTTGCCAAAGAGACAGTCTCCGGTGATAAGCCAAAATTCAAGGGATTCCATGAGGTCATTGACACCAATTGCGCTCTCGCTATATTTACCTGTAAGGCCTGTAACAACAACTGCGCTATCACCCGTATGCAGGTGCCCGATGAGAAACCTACGTTCTACGGCAGCAGGTGCGACCTCTTTGACAGCACCCTTAGCCAGGCTAAGAAGGAGACTTTCTTCGATGAGCGCGAAAGACTGCTTCTCCGGGAGTACAAGGAGAATACCGGCACGGGGCCTGCGGTCGGGATTCCCAGGGCGCTTGTGGTGCATGACTACGCACCACTGCTCATCGGCTTTCTCAACGCACTTGATGCCAGGGTCGTCCTCTCCAGCAAGACCAACAAGGAAATCATGGAGCAATCAGTTGAGCTGAGCTACGCCGATAGCTGTTTCCCTCTCAAGCTTCTCCACGGGCACGTAGCTGCCCTTCACAAAGTTGATTACATGCTCTACCCGTGTGCTATCCGATTAGGCATAAGGGACGGAGAGGAGAACCAGCAATACTCTTGTCCTCTCGTCCAAGCATCCCCTTACATAGTACGCCAGGTTCTTGACCTTGGAGAGCGCCTTTTGATACCCACCATAGACTTCAGTCAGGGCGATGCCGCTACGATAAAGAGCTTTGCCAGCGTGGGCGTCAAAATGGGATTCAGTCTGAGCACGAGTAAGAAAGCAGCTCAGGTTGGAATCGAGGCACAGCGCAGATTCGAGTCAGATAAAAAAACGTTGGGCAACATTCTCTTAAAACGTATCCGTGACAGTAACCAGCTTGGTGTGGTACTCTTGTCGAGGTCCTATATGTCCCAGGACCCAGGAGCGAACCTTGGTATTGCTGAGAAACTGGCTCAACTGGGTGTGGTGCCGATATCTCTCGACTTCCTTCCCCTTGACTCCATAGACCCCAAGAAATATACGGACCGGCCCTACTGGTCATGTGAGGGTAAACTCATTGCCGGAGCGGCTATCGTCACAGCAGACCCGCATCTGTATGGGCTGGTACTAACTAACTTCGGTTGTGGACCCAACTCCTTCATACTGAGGATTCTTGAGGACATTACGGGCAATAAGCCCATGGGACAACTTGAGATCGACGAACACGCTGCAGAAGCAGGCATCGTTACCCGGCTCGAAGCCTTCGCCGATACCATTCAGGGGTATGCCCGCTCAGCGAGGCAGGATACTCAGCGCCCGTACATCTATCGGGGAACATCTCCGCTCTCCCGTTCAAAGAAGACCATCCTCATACCACGAATGGGTTCGTTTGTCGAGGCCGTTGCTGCAGCTATGGAGGCACACGGAGCTAGGGCAGCAGTATTACCAGAGCCTGATGACCGCAGTCTCCTTTATGGCAACCAGGTAACCTCAGGCACGGAATGTTTGCCATATCGCATAGTGCTCGGCGACTTCATTCGGTTCTATTACGAACATGGCCATGAATCTAAAGATGTTGAGGTTATTATGGCCGGGGAATATGGTCCGTGCCGCTTCGGGAAGTATGCTATCGAGCAGATGAGGGTTCTCAAAGATATCGGCTTTGACCTGCCTATACGGACCAGCATGGTAAACGGCGCTTATCGCGATTTTGGTTTTGGCCCTCGGTTTGAACGCCTTGCCTGGAAGGGGGTGGTCGCGATTGATTATCTGGAAAAACTTCTCTGGCGCACCCGTCCTTACGAAATAGTGAAGGGGCGAGCAGATAGCTTGTTCGATGAGTATTTGGCTCGAGTAACCGGTGACATCCGTAGAAAACAGGACATGGCTGATACCTTGAAAAGCGCGACTTCTGAATTCAAGTCCATAGTTGACCTTCAGGTGCCCAAAAAGCCACTGGTTGGTATCACCGGTGAAATCTATTTGCGCTCTAACAGATTTAGTAACGGCAACGTGGTGAGGGAATGCGAAGAAGCTGGACTGGAAGTTGTTGTGTCTTCTATTGGAGAATCGATAAAGTACGCTTCCTATGCGACTGTCGGGGACGCGCTCGAGTATCGAAAAATCAGGCAACTAATAGAAGGCTACATCAGGAAAATCATCCGGGAACACGATGAGCGATCGGTAGCTCGACATTACCGCGAAATGCTACCAGAGAGAGAACCATCAACGGAAGAGACATTAGCGAGATCAGGCCCGTACCTTCCTCATCAGTGCCGGAGCGAGGCGTTGCTTAGCATCGGTGCGGGAATCGAATGGCTGGAAAATCCGGAGTTCGCCGGTGTGATATCGGTTATGCCCCACGGTTGTATGCCTGGTGGAATCGAGGCAGCAATATCTGAGAAGCTGAGCGCGACTTATCAAAAACCATATATCAGCCTTACCTATGATGGTTTTCTTGAGACCAATAATCGCAGCAGGATCGGGGAGTTTGCTGAACTCATAAAGTTTTGTAGCGGGGATAGACAAATAGGGATTAGATAGGGCCTCCCACGAGGCAGGCCAAGCCAATGGTCAGTTCTGCACAAACATCGAGATGTCTGATTTCTTGTACTTACGATTGGCCGAGCGGGGCAGAAGCTGTGAGTATTATTCCCGGAAGATGCTAGCGAGTATTATTCAGAGTCATTGTCACTTTCGTGGTAAAATTAATCGGATGGATCGTCACTGCCAAGGGGGTAAAAATGCCATCAGTAGATGTGGTGAGTAAGGTGGACCAGCAGGCACTGGACAATGCAATCAACAACGTGAAGCGTGAAATCTCCACGCGATTCGATTTCAAAAACGTGAAGTCTGAGATCACTTTCGACCGAAAAGCTAAGTATATTCATATTGTTACTGGAGACGATTGGAAGGTTAAAGCAGTTACAGAGATGCTCATTGGTCAATGCACTCGGCTTAAAGTGGATCCCAAGTGTCTGGACCTCAAGGAGATCGAACCCACCTCCCATGGCACAGTAAAGATGGATATCCTTATCAAAGAGGGTATCCCCAAAGAGACCGGCCAGAAAATCGTCAAACTCATCAAGGGTCTTAAGATCAAGGTCCAGCCAGCTATTCAAGACGACCAGGTCAGGATCACTGGTAAGAAGATCGATGACCTCCAAGAAATCATGCGGCTGCTTAAGGAGCAGGATTACAACATTCCTCTGCAGTTTGCCAACATGAAGAGCTGATGCCCCCTAATTTGGTACATTACAAATAGCTAGACATAACGGAATTCGCTAAGAGCCAGGCTATTGCACGAACATCGGGATGTACACGTGGACGTAAGAGTAACATCCTGAGGTACACCAAACTGTTTTTACCTACGTATATTAGGTTTGCATATAAGTAAATATGTGACACCCTGACTTAGGTTCAGGGTGTTATTTGTTTGCAGACCAAGCAAGTTGCCCGTCATTATATTAATGGTTAACGTATATAATTTGTCTTGTACGGCCCTATATTTTCATTCTGTTTAGAAAACGACGAAAAGAAGCCAAAGAAAGACAGTTAAGCAGTTTTTCTCCATAAAAGCGGAAACAAGCGGTCACCTACTGATGATTTTCATACCAATTTAGCGCATTTTGTTAATAGAGATGGTTAGAAAGGTGAAGAAAATATGTGATTTTTAATACATCCTCGAGCCTGTATATATACCGCGTATATATACGAATACGCTCAAATATCGGATTTTTACTGCTTTGGTATATCTACGGCTTTTTATAGAGTAGATGAGTTGTAGCTATAAATTAGAAAAGCGTAAGAAATATATTTTAAATCGGGCGCCTTAGTATGCTTATGTAACTCATTATCACGTTAGCAAAAAGAAAAATCTTACCAATATGGCATTAACGGTGTGGGGGATTAGCCTTACGAATTAGTAGCGGTGGTTGGATTCGAACCAACGACCTTCGGGTTATGAATCCGATGCGCTTCCTTTCATGATCCTTCATTGAACAAATTGCAATTTTGTTGCATGTCTAGGACATACAAAAGCGGCGAAGGTACACAATGGCGTCAGATCGTTCAACTAAGGCCCGGATTCTCAACGTGGCGCCCCTCCCAATACGGGGAAGTTCGCGAAAGTCCATTCATGAGGCGTATCCTGCTAAATTGTTATAGGTTAATTACATCATAATTAAGCATAGATTGGATAGAATTAACCATAGTTGTCGGTTTGCCAACTGCCAGTTTATCAATCAAATCGAAGTATTCAAGGCAAGTGGTACAAGCTAGAATCTCTACACCTGTTTCTGCAATTCTTTTCACATAATCAAGAACTTTTGACCCTTCACAAACTAGACGTACACCTGTATTCCAAAATATCAATGTACTCGGCTTCTTATCACTCTCACCAAGTAGCCGCAAGAAGCTGGCCATCAACATAGACCCGAGTTGTTCCTCTCCTCTACCCAAAGTCTCAGATTGCACTAGAATCACCTTGGACCCCATAAAACCCTCCAGTTATTGATTTGTAGTCGGACTTTTTTGTTATTCTACAACATCATCACCTATTGAATACAGCGATATTTTTAGTAACAAGAAGCCAGAAGGTATAGTCCGGCTCGTAAGTTATGCCAAGCTCGCACCCGCCCACGCCCAATACAGCTCCGGCTGGCATATGGAAACAGCGGAACCCGTAACTCAGATAGAAGCTACGATTCACGACTCCGTTTCAGAGTGGAGGTTGGTGCCGAGGTCGGCAACTCACACAGCGCGCGGCAATATTTACAGCGACCCTCATACCCTATGATGACCCAGTGATGCGCACCCGTGGGTGACTTCCGGCAGTACCACGGCTTCCCCTTGTTGGGGTTGGGAGCGAAGCGGCCGTCCTCACCCCTGTATCTGGTGCCACCATGCCTCCCTAGTGTTGAGTCAAAAACTTCCTTCATCACTGTATTTACTTCTCTCACATTCTATCACTGCTGGGAGACATTGAACATACCGTCAGAATGTGCAGCT
It encodes:
- a CDS encoding YajQ family cyclic di-GMP-binding protein translates to MPSVDVVSKVDQQALDNAINNVKREISTRFDFKNVKSEITFDRKAKYIHIVTGDDWKVKAVTEMLIGQCTRLKVDPKCLDLKEIEPTSHGTVKMDILIKEGIPKETGQKIVKLIKGLKIKVQPAIQDDQVRITGKKIDDLQEIMRLLKEQDYNIPLQFANMKS
- the yedF gene encoding sulfurtransferase-like selenium metabolism protein YedF; translated protein: MGSKVILVQSETLGRGEEQLGSMLMASFLRLLGESDKKPSTLIFWNTGVRLVCEGSKVLDYVKRIAETGVEILACTTCLEYFDLIDKLAVGKPTTMVNSIQSMLNYDVINL